The genomic interval TTCGTGGCAAGGGACCGGGGCGAGAACGCAAACCCCGAGATAGCCCAGCTTCCCCCCTCTTTTCAAAGCTTGCCGCTGCGCATTTTTTCTCGATAATGGCATCATTCCGCATCCCGGCAACCCATTTTGCAGCAGAGGCATCTTGAAAGCGAATCCGAAAACGAAGGCAGATCCGAAAGCAGAGGCGGCAGCAGCGCCGGCAGGCGGCTCGAAGATGAAGCTCATGATCATGCTGGTCGCGGGCGTGCTGCTGCTCGGCGGCGGCGCCGGCGCCAGCTGGTTCTTCATGCATGGCAGCGGCGACGCCGATGCCCATGAGGAAGCGTCGCCGAAGAAGAAGAAAAAGAAGGACAAGGAGGCCGTCAAGGCCGACTACCTGCCGCTCGAATCCTTCACCGTCAACCTGCAGCCCGAGAATGGCGACCAATATCTGCAAGTCCAGTTTACACTGCAGATCGAGGGTCCCGAACAGGTCGAGTTGATCAAGGAAAACATGGCAAAGGTGCGCAGCCGCGTGCTGCTGCTGTTGTCGAACAAGAAGGCATCGGAAATCAATACGGTCGAAGGCAAGCAGCAGCTGGCGGCCGAGATCAAGGCCGAGGTGCAGAAGCCTTTCGACGAGCACGGCGACGAGCAGGAAGTGGCCGACGTGTTGTTCACCTCTTTCATCATTCAGTAAGCAGCGAATAATCAGACATCATGGCCGATAATTTCCTCTCACAGGAAGAAGTCGATGCCCTCCTCAAGGGGGTCAACGGCGATCAGGACGACATTGCCGCGCCTGAAGATACCTCGGGAGTCCGCACGTACAACCTGGCGACCCAGGAGCGGATCGTGCGCGGCCGTATGCCGACGCTCGAGATCATCAACGAGCGTTTCGCGCGCCTGCTGCGCATCGGCCTGTTCAACTTCCTGCGCCGCAGCGCCGAGGTGTCCGTCGGCTCGGTGCGCGTCTCCAAGTACAGCGAATTCATCCGCAACCTGGTAGTCCCGACCAACCTGAACCTGATCCACATGAAACCGCTGCGCGGCACCGCGCTGATGGTGTTCGATCCGGGTCTCGTGTTCCTGCTGGTGGACAACCTGTTCGGTGGCGACGGCCGCTTCCACACCCGCGTCGAGGGCCGCGACTTCACGCAAACCGAGCAGCGCATCATCATGCGCATCCTCGACGTCGTGTTCGAGGCCTATACCAAGTCGTGGGAACCGGTCTATCCGATCGAATTCGAGTACGTGCGCTCGGAGATGAACACCCAGTTCGCGAACATCGCGACGCCGAACGAAGTCGTGGTATCGTCAACGTTCACGATCGAGCTCGGTCCCGTGTCGGGCCAGATCCACTTCTGCATGCCCTACTCGATGATCGAGCCGATCCGCGATGCGCTGACCTCGAGCATCCAGGGCGAGGCGCTCGAAGTGGACAAGCGCTGGATCCGCCTGATGACGCAGCAGATCCAGGTGGCGGAAGTCGAGCTGGTGGCCGAACTCGGCCACGGCAAGGCGAACTTCGACGAGATCCTCAACATGAAAGTCGGCGACGTGATTTCCATCACGGTCCCGGAATCGATCCAGGCCACGGTCGACGGCGTGCCGGTGATGGAATGCACTTACGGCGTCTCGAATGGCCAGTACGCGCTGAAGGTCGAGAAACTGCTGGCCAACAGCGACAGCTTCAATCAGGAGAAACACAATGTCTGACAATATGGACGACCAGAACCTCGACGACGACTGGGGCGCCGCGATTGCCGAACAGGCGGCGGCGGAAGCGGCGGCGCTGCAGAAGCAGCAGACCGCCAGCGCGGCCAGCGCCGCCGTCTTCCAGGATTTCGGCGCCAGGACGCCGCGTCCGGACACCCCGAACGACATCGACTTCATCCTCGACATCCCGGTCCAGCTGACCGTGGAACTGGGCCGCACCAAGATCGCGATCAAGAACCTGCTGCAGCTCGCGCAGGGCTCGGTCGTCGAACTGGACGGCCTGGCCGGCGAGCCGATGGACGTGCTCGTGAACGGCTGCCTGATCGCCCAGGGCGAGGTCGTGGTCGTGAACGACAAGTTCGGTATCCGGCTCACTGATATCATCACGCCATCGGAACGGATCAGAAAATTGAATAAATGATGCTAAAGCTCGCCCCTGCCTGCCTTTCTGCCATAACAGAAGCCAACACACGCACCGCGCCGGACTCCGACCGGCGTCGACTGGGTGCGGCAAGGTACGGGGCGAACCTGCTGCTGGCGGCAGCCTGCCTGCTGCCGCTGGCGGCCTGCGCTTCCGGGCAGGCCGTCCAGGCGGAACGCATCACCCCGGCGCAAGCCACCCCGGCACCGGCGCAGCAGGCGGCAGCGCAGCCCGCGCCGTCCCGGGACCAGGCGCGGCCGATAGCCGCCAGCAAGCGCCGGCGGGGAGCGCCCCAGCCACGGCCGCCAGCGAGCGCAGCGGCAAGGCGCCGGCTGGCGGCCGCGCCGGCGCAGCGGCTGGCCCATCGGGCAGCGTCGCTGCAAGCCCCCCCCTCCCTCCTCTTCCCGTCCCGCCACGGCCGCCACGCCCGTGGCCGAACGCGCCACCACCGTCGGCGAAGTGCCGACCACGGCCGGCCCGGTGACGGGCCCCGCACCCGATACGGCCAGCATGCCGGCCGCTCCGGCGGCGATCCCGGGCACGCCGGCCAACCCGGCACCCATGCCGCAGGCGGCGCCCGGCCCCTCGGCCGGCACCCTGCTGCAGACCATCCTCGCCCCGGTGCTGGTGCTGGCCCTGCTGGCCGCGCTGGCCTGGGCCATGAAACGCTACGGTCCGCGCGTGGCCGGCAGTTCGGCCAACCTGCGCATGGTCGGGGCCCTGAACATCGGCGGGCGCGAACGCATCATGGTGGTGGAAGTAGGCGACCAGTGGATCGTGGTCGGCGCCTCGCCGGGACGCGTGAACGCACTGGCGACCATGCCCCGGCAGGACGGCGGCGCCCGGGGCGGCGCCACCCTGGCCGGCCATGCAGCGCCGGCGGCCAGTTTTTCCGACTGGCTCAAGCAGACGCTCGACAAGCGCAATGCGAAGTAAGCCGGCACCGGGCAACTGAACAAAGCGCAACGAAACAAGCCTCGGGATCGAGGCAAACGGATGAAGGCAAGACCAGTCAATGCAACGTAAACACCTCATTTTGCTGACCGCGGGCCTGGCCCTGCTGCCGCTGGCCGCGCTGGCCCAGCCTGGCATCCCGGCCTTCACCACCAGCCCGGTCGCGGGCGGCACCCAGTATTCGCTGCCGGTACAGACGCTGCTCCTGATGACGGCGTTTACTTTCCTGCCGGCGGCGCTCTTGATGATGACCAGTTTTACCCGCATCATCATCGTGCTGTCGCTGCTGCGCCAGGCCATCGGCACGCAAACCGCGCCGCCGAACCAGGTGATGGTGGGCCTGGCCCTGTTCCTGACCCTGTTCGTGATGGGGCCGACCTTCGACAAGATCTATACGGACGCCTACCTGCCGCTGCAGGAAAACCGCATCCAGATGACCGAAGCGATGAGCCGCGGCGCCCAGCCGCTGAAGGACTTCATGGTCAAGCAGACGCGCCAGTCCGACCTCGCCATGTTCGTCAAGATTTCGCGCACCCCGGCCCTGCAGGGTCCGGAAGACATCCCGCTGCGCGTCCTGATCCCGGCCTTTGTCACCAGCGAACTGAAAACCGCCTTCCAGATCGGCTTCGCCATCTTCATCCCCTTCCTCATCATCGACATGGTGGTCGCCTCGGTCCTGATGTCGATGGGTATGATGATGATGTCGCCGGCGGTGATTTCGCTGCCGTTCAAGATGATGCTGTTCGTGCTGGTCGACGGCTGGCAATTGCTGCTGGGCTCGCTGTCCCAGAGCTTCAATTAGGAACGCTCCCATGACTCCGGAAACCGTCATGACCATGGGCCGCACGGCGATGGAAATCACGCTGCTGGTGTCCGCGCCGCTGCTGCTCGTCGCCCTCGTCATCGGCCTGGTGGTCAGCATCTTCCAGGCCGCCACCCAGATCAACGAGGCCACCCTCTCGTTCATCCCGAAGCTGATCGGCGTGTTCGTCGCCCTGGTCGTGGCCGGCCCGTGGATGCTGTCGGTCATGCTCGACTACATGCGCCAGGTGTTCACCGGCATCCCCAACATGGTCAGTTGAGCCGGCGTCGATGCTGACGCTGACCTCCCTCGAGATCAACGCCTGGATCGCGGGCCTCATCTGGCCGCTCACGCGTATTCTCGGCCTGATCGCGGCCGCCCCGCTGTTCGGCCATGCCAGCGTGCCGAACCAGGTAAAACTCATCCTGGGCGTGCTGCTGGCGCTGATCATCGCGCCGAACGTCCCGGCCGTGCCGGCGCTCGATCCGATGTCCTACGCGGGCCTCTTGATCCTGGTGCAGGAAATGATGGTGGGCCTGTCCATGGGCTTCGCCATGCGCCTGGTCTTTGCCGCCATCGAATACGCGGGCGAGCTTGCCAGCTCGGCCATGGGCTTTTCCTTTGCCTCCTTTTTCGACCCAAGTACGCAAGGCCGCTCGGCCGCGGTCAGCCAGTTCCTGTCGATGGTCGCGACCATGTCCTTCCTGGCGGTGAACGCCCATCTGGTGCTGCTGGCTGCGCTGTCGGAAAGTTTTGTCAGCCTGCCGATTTCCGGCACGCCGCTGTCGCTGGCGGCACCGCTGGAACTGGCGCGCTGGGGGGCGCGCGTGTTCTCCGCCGGCCTGCAGCTGGCGCTGCCGATCATCGCCGCCCTGCTGATCACCAACGTCGCGCTCGGCATCCTGACGCGCGCCGCGCCCCAGCTGAACCTGTTCGGCATCGGTTTTCCGATCACGCTGGGCGTCGGCATGCTGACCATCAGCGTCGCCCTGCCCTACCTGAACATTCCGATCCAGAATTTGTTCAATGAAGGCATCGAGGCCGGGCGGCGGATTCCACGGGGGCGGCCGACAGGGCGCCCGCCGACAGGGGGCGGCCGACAGGACGCCCGCCGACAGGACACCGGCGCCGCGGGTGCCGGCTGTGCTCGCGCCCCGGGGTGCCGCGCCAGCGGTAGCGCCGGGCCGCTGAGCCGGGCAGCTTCGCTCTTATTTCGGGAGCAACGAAACATCCGCACCACCGCCTTGCGTGCTTCCCGGACACCGCATTTGGACGCACGGCCCTGTCAGTTCGGCCGCCGCTCCGGTATCATGCGGGGATGAATGAGATTTCTTTCCAGCCCTTTGTCATTGGTGTCGCCGGCGGCAGCGGCAGCGGCAAGTCGACAGTGACCCAGCAAGTGCTGGCGTCCTTCGGCACCGAGATGGTCTCGGTCGTGATGCAGGACGATTACTACCGCGACCAGTCCGACCTCACCCCGGAAGTGCGCCGCAAGCAGAACTACGACCACCCGCAAGCCTTCGACTGGCCCCTGCTGGTGCAGCACGTGCGCGCCCTGCGCAATGGCGAAGCGATCGAGATGCCGGAATACGACTTCACGATCGACAACCGCTCGAACAAGACCATTCCCGTCAAGCCGGCCCCGGTCATCGTCATCGAGGGCCTGTTCGCCCTGTACGACGCGGACTTGCGCAAGATGATGTCGCTGAAGATCTTCGTCGACACCGCGCCCGACGTGCGCTTCATCCGCCGCATGCAGCGCGATATTGCCGAACGCGGCCGCACGACGGAGAGCATCGTCAGCCAGTACCTGGAAACGGTGCGCCCGATGCACAAGCAGTTCATCGAGCCAACCAAGCGCCACGCCGACGTGATCCTGCCGCACGGGGCCAACGGACCGGCGGTCGACGTCATCACCACCAAGGTCGCGAGCGTCATCGGCCAACTGAAGCGGCCCTGAGGCTGGTTGTCCAGGACGGCCGGCCAGGCCGGTCGCGCCCGGCTACTGCGGTCCCTGGCGGCGCTCCACCGGCCAGCTGCTGAAGGCAAACACCCACAGGCAGACGAGGTTGACCAGTGGCACCCAGGTCAGGAAGGACCAGGCGCCGGAATACCCTGCCTTGTTCAGGATGCGCCAGATCGGCACCATGAAAATCGCGGCATAAGCCGCGAGAAATACCAGCACGATCATCCAGTGCCAACCGCTGAATTCACCCATCATTCATCCATTGAAGCGGCATCCATGCGTGCCGTTGCGCCGCTCCATTCTAGAGCACGGGATTCCTCCCAAAGCTCACCAATTATTGCAAAATTGCAATAACAAACGGCGGCGTGGCGCGCGCATGCGGCCTGCATGAGCGTAATTCGCTAGTGCGAATATCGCTCGCTCCCCAGGATGCGCTGGTCTATCATGCATCCTTGGACTGGCACGCTTTCATGCCAGCCCGGCATGGCGACAGGAGGATGGATTGAATCTCACGCCCTTACCACTTGCGGTATTCGTCGTCGACGCGGCCGGCGTCCTGACGAGCTGGAACCGCGCATGCGAGCGGCTCGCAGGGTACAAGGTGGGCGACATCCAGGGCCGCAGGCTTGACGAACTGATCGCCTTCGACGACCTGCCTGGCGTGACGCCGTCGATCGCGGCGCGCGCCAATTTCGATTCCAGCGGCTACCTGGTGTGCGCCGACGGGCGGCGCCTGCCGGTACGGATGACGATCGCGCCGCAATCGCTCGACCCCGAGCAGCCGGGCAACTACAGCGTGATCGTGGTGCCGCGCGCCGGCCTGCCCGCGCCCCGCTATGCGCTGATCCAGGACCTGCCGGTCGCCGACATCATCGAGGGCCTGCCCTGCGTCTTCTATGTGATCGACCAGAGCGGGCACTTGCTGCTGTGGAACCGCCAGCTCGAGGAAGCGCTGGAGATGTCGAGCGAAGAGCTGCCCACGACCGATGTCCAGTTCTTCTTCGACGAAAAGGACCGCGCAAGGATCGTCCAGAAGATCATGGACGCCTTCGAACGCGGCAGCTCCTCGCACGAGGCGGAACTGGTCGGCAAGCACGGCAAGCGCACCACCTTCCTGTTCCAGTGCGCCCGCACCAACCTGGGCGACCTGCCCTGCATCTTCGGCACGGGCGTGGACATCAGCGCGCGCAAGCGCACCGAACAGGGCTTGCGGGTACGCGAACGCGCCATGTACGCGAGCGTGAACGCGATCGTGATCACCTGCGGCGAAGACGGCGAGCACAAGATCGAGTACGTCAACCCCGCTTTTGAACAGATGACCGGCTACACGCTGGCGGAAATCAAGGGACGCGATCCGCGCTTCATGCGCATCGAAGGCTGCGACGTGCACGAGCACCAGCGCATTCGCGAGGCCCTGCAGAACAAGCGGAGCGTGCAATCCATCCTGCGCAATGCCCGCAAGAACGGCGAAGTGTTCTGGAACGACCTGCGCATCGATCCGGTCGCCAACGTCGAGGGCGAAGTCACCCACTTCGTTGCCGTCATCAACGACATCACCGAGGCGCGCCACTACGAGCGGCGCCTGCACCACCTCGCCCACCACGATCCGCTCACCGGGCTGGCCAACCGCACGCTCTTGCAGGAGCGCCTGAAAACGGCAATCGAGAGTTCGCGCAACCGCGGCCTGCCGGGCGCCCTCGCCTTTCTCGACCTCGACAATTTCAAGCACATCAACGACAACTTCGGCCACGAGGCGGGCGACATCGTGCTGCGCGAAATCGCCAACCGCCTGCGCGTCAAGGTGCGCGAAGACGACACGGTCGCGCGCGTCGGCGGCGACGAGTTCGTGCTCGTCATCGCCAACCAGCCGAGCCTCGACCATATTGCCGACCTGGTGGAACGCATCCGCCAGAGCGTCGCCCTGCCCATCCTGGCGGCCGGCCAGGAAATCATCGCCGGCACCAGCATCGGGGTGAGCCTGTTCCCGCACGACGGCGACAACGTCGACCGCGTGATGCGCGCCGCCGACGCCGCCATGTACCACGCCAAGACGCTGGGCAAGAACAACTGCCAGTTCTATTCGAACGAACTGAACCAGGCCGTGCACCAGCACCTGATGCTCGAAGCGAGCCTCAGCCGTGCGATCGGCAACGAGGAACTGGTGCTCGGCTACCAGCCCAAGGTGGACCTGCGCACCGGCAAGGTGGTCGGCGCGGAAGCCCTGGTGCGCTGGCATCATCCCGAACAGGGCGTGGTGCCGCCGGACGAATTCATTCCCGTGGCCGAGGAGACCGGCCTGATCGTCCCGCTCGGGCAGTGGGTGATCGACGAAGCCTGCCGCGCCCTGAAAACCCTGGGGGCGCTCGGCATCGACGACTTCGTCATCTCGGTGAACCTGTCGGCGCGCCAGCTGCGCCATCGCCAGTTCGCCAGCGGCCTGGCACGCACCCTGGCGCGCCACGGCGTCGATCCGCGCACCCTCGAACTGGAAGTCACGGAAAGCCAGCTGATGGACCATCCGGACGAAGCTACCGACGCCCTCGCCCAGCTCAAGGCACTCGGCGTGCGCCTGTCGATCGACGACTTCGGCACGGGCTATTCGAGCCTGAGCCACTTGCAGAAATTCCCCGTGGACTTCATCAAGATCGACCGCTCCTTCCTCAGCGGCGACATCCACAATGGCCACTTCGTGATCACGCGCGCCATCATCGCGCTGGGCCATAACCTGAAGATGAAGGTGATCGCCGAAGGCGTGGAAACGCTCGAACAGCTCGTCTTCCTGCGCGACCACGGCTGCGACCAGATGC from Massilia sp. Se16.2.3 carries:
- the fliO gene encoding flagellar biosynthetic protein FliO; the protein is MAERATTVGEVPTTAGPVTGPAPDTASMPAAPAAIPGTPANPAPMPQAAPGPSAGTLLQTILAPVLVLALLAALAWAMKRYGPRVAGSSANLRMVGALNIGGRERIMVVEVGDQWIVVGASPGRVNALATMPRQDGGARGGATLAGHAAPAASFSDWLKQTLDKRNAK
- a CDS encoding EAL domain-containing protein; translation: MNLTPLPLAVFVVDAAGVLTSWNRACERLAGYKVGDIQGRRLDELIAFDDLPGVTPSIAARANFDSSGYLVCADGRRLPVRMTIAPQSLDPEQPGNYSVIVVPRAGLPAPRYALIQDLPVADIIEGLPCVFYVIDQSGHLLLWNRQLEEALEMSSEELPTTDVQFFFDEKDRARIVQKIMDAFERGSSSHEAELVGKHGKRTTFLFQCARTNLGDLPCIFGTGVDISARKRTEQGLRVRERAMYASVNAIVITCGEDGEHKIEYVNPAFEQMTGYTLAEIKGRDPRFMRIEGCDVHEHQRIREALQNKRSVQSILRNARKNGEVFWNDLRIDPVANVEGEVTHFVAVINDITEARHYERRLHHLAHHDPLTGLANRTLLQERLKTAIESSRNRGLPGALAFLDLDNFKHINDNFGHEAGDIVLREIANRLRVKVREDDTVARVGGDEFVLVIANQPSLDHIADLVERIRQSVALPILAAGQEIIAGTSIGVSLFPHDGDNVDRVMRAADAAMYHAKTLGKNNCQFYSNELNQAVHQHLMLEASLSRAIGNEELVLGYQPKVDLRTGKVVGAEALVRWHHPEQGVVPPDEFIPVAEETGLIVPLGQWVIDEACRALKTLGALGIDDFVISVNLSARQLRHRQFASGLARTLARHGVDPRTLELEVTESQLMDHPDEATDALAQLKALGVRLSIDDFGTGYSSLSHLQKFPVDFIKIDRSFLSGDIHNGHFVITRAIIALGHNLKMKVIAEGVETLEQLVFLRDHGCDQMQGFYFSPALSQSALQDMLARDARLPC
- the fliQ gene encoding flagellar biosynthesis protein FliQ, coding for MTPETVMTMGRTAMEITLLVSAPLLLVALVIGLVVSIFQAATQINEATLSFIPKLIGVFVALVVAGPWMLSVMLDYMRQVFTGIPNMVS
- the fliM gene encoding flagellar motor switch protein FliM, which codes for MADNFLSQEEVDALLKGVNGDQDDIAAPEDTSGVRTYNLATQERIVRGRMPTLEIINERFARLLRIGLFNFLRRSAEVSVGSVRVSKYSEFIRNLVVPTNLNLIHMKPLRGTALMVFDPGLVFLLVDNLFGGDGRFHTRVEGRDFTQTEQRIIMRILDVVFEAYTKSWEPVYPIEFEYVRSEMNTQFANIATPNEVVVSSTFTIELGPVSGQIHFCMPYSMIEPIRDALTSSIQGEALEVDKRWIRLMTQQIQVAEVELVAELGHGKANFDEILNMKVGDVISITVPESIQATVDGVPVMECTYGVSNGQYALKVEKLLANSDSFNQEKHNV
- the fliN gene encoding flagellar motor switch protein FliN yields the protein MSDNMDDQNLDDDWGAAIAEQAAAEAAALQKQQTASAASAAVFQDFGARTPRPDTPNDIDFILDIPVQLTVELGRTKIAIKNLLQLAQGSVVELDGLAGEPMDVLVNGCLIAQGEVVVVNDKFGIRLTDIITPSERIRKLNK
- the udk gene encoding uridine kinase, encoding MNEISFQPFVIGVAGGSGSGKSTVTQQVLASFGTEMVSVVMQDDYYRDQSDLTPEVRRKQNYDHPQAFDWPLLVQHVRALRNGEAIEMPEYDFTIDNRSNKTIPVKPAPVIVIEGLFALYDADLRKMMSLKIFVDTAPDVRFIRRMQRDIAERGRTTESIVSQYLETVRPMHKQFIEPTKRHADVILPHGANGPAVDVITTKVASVIGQLKRP
- the fliP gene encoding flagellar type III secretion system pore protein FliP (The bacterial flagellar biogenesis protein FliP forms a type III secretion system (T3SS)-type pore required for flagellar assembly.) gives rise to the protein MQRKHLILLTAGLALLPLAALAQPGIPAFTTSPVAGGTQYSLPVQTLLLMTAFTFLPAALLMMTSFTRIIIVLSLLRQAIGTQTAPPNQVMVGLALFLTLFVMGPTFDKIYTDAYLPLQENRIQMTEAMSRGAQPLKDFMVKQTRQSDLAMFVKISRTPALQGPEDIPLRVLIPAFVTSELKTAFQIGFAIFIPFLIIDMVVASVLMSMGMMMMSPAVISLPFKMMLFVLVDGWQLLLGSLSQSFN
- the fliL gene encoding flagellar basal body-associated protein FliL, whose translation is MKLMIMLVAGVLLLGGGAGASWFFMHGSGDADAHEEASPKKKKKKDKEAVKADYLPLESFTVNLQPENGDQYLQVQFTLQIEGPEQVELIKENMAKVRSRVLLLLSNKKASEINTVEGKQQLAAEIKAEVQKPFDEHGDEQEVADVLFTSFIIQ